Within the Nerophis ophidion isolate RoL-2023_Sa linkage group LG01, RoL_Noph_v1.0, whole genome shotgun sequence genome, the region CATTTAAATTTGGTGGAGGTTTTCTTTAATCCTTGTGTAGTCTTcattgtgggtctgatggaccccttgcattttgtggcttttaatgcctcaccatcaaacacttttatgttaaaatactgagcagatgtttattgggataaggtaaacatctgttcagtattttaacataaaagtgtttgatagtgaggcattaaaagccacaaaatgcaaggggtccctcagacccacaaatgctggctgagtaacaacaaaatgaacgttgcacggaaaatctaacatagtgtgagagtccagtccatagtggatctaacataatagggagagtccagtccatagtggatctaacataatagtgagagtccagtccatagtggatctaacataatagtgtgagagtccagtccatagtggatctaaaataatagtgtgagagtctagtccatagtggatctaacataatagtgttagaatccagtccatagtggatccaacataatagtgtgagtccagtccatagtggatctaacataatagtgtgagagtccagtccatagtggatctaacataatagtgtgagagtctagtccatagtggatctaacataatagtgtgagagtccagtccatagtggatctaacataatagtgagagtccagtccatagtggtatctaacataatagtgtgagagtccagtccatagtggatctaacataatagtgtgagagtccagtccatagtggatctaacataatagtgtgagagtccagtccatagtggatctaacataatagtgtgagagtccagtccatagtggatctaacataatagtgtgagtccagtccatagcggatctaacataatagtgtgagagtccagtccatagtggatctaacataatagtgtgagagtccagtccatagtggatctaacataatagtgtgagtccagtccatagcggatctaacataatagtgtgagagtccagtccatagtggatctaacataatagtgagagtccagtccatagtggatctaacataatagtgtgagagtccagtccatagtggatctaacataatagtgtgagagtccagtccatagtggatctaacataatagtgtgagtccagtccatagcggatctaacataatagtgtgagagtccagtccatagtggatctaacataatagtgagagtccagtccatagtggatctaacataatagtgagagtccagtccatagtggatctaacataatagtgagagtccagtccatagtggatctaacataatagtgagagtccagtccatagtggatctaacataatagtgtgagagtccagtccatagtggatctaacataatagtgagagtccagtccatagtggatctaacatattttctcgcacatttgaccctcggatgttctgtgtacctacacgtTGTCCCCCCctttttaagtgtgtgtgtgtgtgtgtgtgtgtgtgtgtgtaaatatgtattgtgatgtgttcttcacagaaaacgagccaaagtcagtgagtctcggtTTGAAAAATTCAAtatttgtatcatttttcttttgataaaaaatgaaaaggactcccacagacccgaacagcACACAAGgggtaaacaaatataaaaaaaaaatatatatatatatcggattTTTTGTTAATTGTTAATTAGTCGTACTTTGCCaatcacttaaaaaaataaaatgacatgTACATCTTTATTCcataaaaaatgtggaaacattACTTTTCTGTTTTAAGTGTGTCAAAGGCTAATCATATTTATTGTGTATGCAGTGGCTTAATGATGCCAGCAGGGGTCACTGTTGTTGATGCACTCTGCTTTCTACCCTCTTTTCACCTTGTGTGAGTGCTTCCTGTTTCCACTGCTGTTTTGCCTTCAGGTCTGCTTGAAAGACCGTGTTTTGCCAGTTTCAAGTCTTTAGTGGTAGGCAGCTCAGGTACAATCCAACAGTTTATTTTTTCCCCGCACAAGAAATATATAAAAAGTATTATGTTAAAAAACGGTTACCGTGGAAAAATCATACTTACATCTTGTGTCTATTTGTATGTACAACACTACTACACAACATTGTCACAACACAAACACTTCTGTAATCCAAAAGAAAGGCGAGAGAAAACCCCATCCCTGTTTTGTACATCCATTTCAGGCAGGACAAAAATTGAAATACAAAACTATTATACGGTTCTTCgtctgtgtgttctcatgtgtgatgcTAAGTTGGtcttttgagaaaaactttgactGCAAACTGAACAAGTAAATGGTctctctcctgtgtgtgttcttgtgtgtgtTGTCAAACAGAccttatttgaaaatgttttaccACAAACCAAACAGTGAAAGGGCTTctctcccgtgtgtgttctcatgtgtccggTCCGGTTgctcttttgagaaaattttttgCCACACACCAGACAAGTGAATGGCTTCTCCCCGGTGTGTGTTCGCATGTGTCCTCTCAAATCGCTTTTTTGGGAGAACCCTTTGCCGCAAACTGAACAAACaaagggtttttctccggtgtgcgttcgcatgtgttgagtcaaactgCCCGTTTGAGTAAAGCCTTTACCGCAAACTGAACAATGAaacggtttttctcctgtgtgcgttctcacGTGCTGTGTCAAATGAGTCTTTAGAGAAAAGCTTTTCGGACAAACAGAACACATAaacggtttttctccagtgtgcgttctcatatGTTGACTCAAATGAGTCTTTCGTGTGAAGCTTTTAGCACAAACTGAGCAGCTCAAATATTGTTTACCTCCCTTCTTTTTAGAACTGTCAGAGTGTTTgatgtcagtgtgagtcctcacaTCACCTTCACAGTCCgtatcgctgctcaaagttacttcaacctcgtcttcagcctcactatctgacAATGGAGCTAAGAGGTGGTCTGGTTGtagtttctcttcatcatctttagtcttcacagagacaacagtcagtggcaacttggtgagatcagcttcctcctcttcttcctctttgatgAGGGGGGGCCATGGAGGCTCTTGCTTCAAAGTGGAGCCATCACCCAGTGGCTGGGGCGGAAGTTCTCCTGAatggacgtctgcaggacacaaacagACTTTGGATCAGACATGATCCAGGAGATGTTTCTACTTGAACTTTGTACACACTTTTTTCTGtgtactgcatgtgtgtgtagtgtttcatggaccttatttttgtggatttcagccggattgtagtcagctggaggcgtgtcttaatgaaattaaacaatggatgtccgctaactttttgcaactcaacgccaaaaaaacggaaatgctgattatcggtcctgctagacaccgacctctatttaataatacaactctaacatttgacaaccaaacaattaaacaaggcgacacggtaaagaatctgggtattatcttccacccaactctctcctttgagtcacacattaaaagcgttactaaaacggccttctttcatctccgtaatatcgctaaaattcgctccattttgtccactaaagacgctgagatcattatccatgcgtttgttacgtctcgcctcgattactgtaacgtattattttcgggtctccccatgtctagcattaaaagattacagttggtacaaaatgcgtctgctagacttttgacaagaacaagaaagtttgatcacattacgcctatactgtatatacctttatatacatatatacatacatatatacctatactgtatatacctttatatacatatatacatacatatatacctatactgtatatacctttatatacatatatacatacatatatacctgtactgtatatacctttatatacatatatacatacatatatacctatactgtatatacctttatatacatatatacatacatatatacctatactgtatatacctttatatacatatatacatacatatatacctatactggctcacctgcactggcttcctgtgcacttaagatgtgactttaaggttttactacttacgtataaaatactacacggtctagctccatcctatcttgccgattgtattgtaccatatgtcccggcaagaaatctgccttcaaaggactccggcttattagtgattcccaaagccccaaaaaaagtctgcgggctatagagcgttttcatttcgggctccagtactctggaatgccctcccggtaacagttcgagatgccacctcagtagaagcatttaagtctcaccttaaaactcatttgtatactctagcctttaaatagactccctttttagaccagttgatctgccgtttcttttctttttctcctatgtcccactctcccctgtggagggggtccggtccgatccggtggccatgtactgctcgcccgtgtatcggctggggacatctctgcgctgctgatccgcctccgcttgggatggtttcctgctggctccgctgtgaacgggactctcgctgctgtgctggatccgctttggactggactctcgcgactgtgttggatccattatggattgaactttcacagtatcatgttagacccgctcgacatccattgctttcctcctctccaaggttctcatagtcatcattgtcaccgacgtcccactgggtgtgagttttccttgcccttatgtgggcctaccgaggatgtcgtagtggtttgtgcagcccattgagacactaatgatttagggctatataagtaaacattgattgattgattgatagtgcctTACCAGAATGATGGATCAATGTTTGCATGACTTGGCTTAGACTCGGACAAGTAAAGCTTTGGGCTGAACA harbors:
- the LOC133549462 gene encoding gastrula zinc finger protein XlCGF8.2DB-like — protein: MDDSCCAKMATSCQREHSSKSPTEEKTETADKDVHSGELPPQPLGDGSTLKQEPPWPPLIKEEEEEEADLTKLPLTVVSVKTKDDEEKLQPDHLLAPLSDSEAEDEVEVTLSSDTDCEGDVRTHTDIKHSDSSKKKGGKQYLSCSVCAKSFTRKTHLSQHMRTHTGEKPFMCSVCPKSFSLKTHLTQHVRTHTGEKPFHCSVCGKGFTQTGSLTQHMRTHTGEKPFVCSVCGKGFSQKSDLRGHMRTHTGEKPFTCLVCGKKFSQKSNRTGHMRTHTGEKPFHCLVCGKTFSNKVCLTTHTRTHTGERPFTCSVCSQSFSQKTNLASHMRTHRRRTV